A genomic stretch from Achromobacter spanius includes:
- a CDS encoding ABC transporter ATP-binding protein has product MTASTRDVVLSVEGLKTWFHSRDGIAKSVDGVTFDLARGETLAIVGESGSGKSVTSLSIMGLLPKPAGRIEAGKILFRDRQGVQHDLAHASSATLQKIRGAEIAMIFQEPMTSLNPLYTVGDQIAEAVLQHEGGSYAAAIKRAREMLERVEIPAADRRVNEYPHQMSGGMRQRVMIALALACNPAVLIADEPTTALDVTVQAQILDLLRRLQKEMNMSILFITHNLGVVAEIAHRVAVMYAGRVVEDAGVYDLFEKPTHPYTRGLLSCLPTAALLASGERLRAIPGNVPSVLSLPAGCTFAPRCDMAADDCRAAVPELVAVQAEHRARCIKVNPI; this is encoded by the coding sequence ATGACGGCAAGCACCCGAGACGTCGTGCTGTCCGTGGAAGGGCTCAAGACCTGGTTCCACAGCCGCGACGGCATCGCCAAGTCCGTGGACGGCGTCACCTTCGATCTGGCACGCGGTGAAACGCTGGCCATCGTGGGCGAATCCGGTTCCGGCAAATCCGTGACCAGCCTGTCCATCATGGGCCTGTTGCCCAAGCCGGCGGGCCGCATCGAAGCGGGCAAGATCCTGTTCCGCGACCGCCAGGGCGTGCAGCACGACCTGGCCCATGCGTCGTCCGCCACCCTGCAGAAGATACGCGGCGCCGAAATCGCCATGATCTTCCAGGAGCCCATGACCAGCCTGAACCCGCTGTACACGGTGGGCGACCAGATCGCCGAAGCCGTGTTGCAGCACGAAGGCGGCTCCTACGCGGCGGCCATCAAGCGCGCCCGCGAAATGCTGGAACGCGTGGAGATTCCCGCCGCCGATCGGCGCGTCAACGAATACCCGCACCAGATGTCGGGCGGCATGCGCCAGCGCGTGATGATTGCACTGGCCCTGGCCTGCAACCCGGCGGTGCTGATCGCCGACGAGCCCACCACCGCGCTGGACGTCACCGTGCAAGCGCAGATTCTTGATCTGCTGCGCCGGCTGCAAAAAGAGATGAACATGAGCATCCTGTTCATCACGCACAACCTGGGTGTGGTGGCAGAAATCGCGCATCGCGTAGCGGTCATGTACGCCGGGCGCGTGGTGGAAGACGCGGGCGTGTACGACCTGTTCGAGAAGCCCACGCATCCGTATACCCGCGGCCTCTTGTCCTGTCTGCCCACGGCGGCGCTGCTGGCTTCCGGTGAGCGCCTGCGCGCCATTCCGGGCAACGTGCCCAGCGTGCTGTCGCTACCGGCCGGTTGCACCTTCGCGCCGCGCTGCGACATGGCGGCCGACGATTGCCGCGCCGCCGTGCCCGAATTGGTAGCCGTGCAGGCCGAACACCGCGCGCGCTGCATCAAGGTGAACCCGATATGA
- a CDS encoding ABC transporter permease — MAIATSPQSTGGADRWQVLRLLVSRKTVLLSLIVIIVLVAAALLAPWVSPYDPFKLSIMNRLKAPGAAHWFGTDDFGRDVFSRVIYGGRLSLMVGFSVVIVSSVLGIALGLIAGFFRSADKFVSRLIDAMMAFPDILLAISLVAALGPSLINVVIALGIVYTPRLARIVRASTLVIRELPFVEAARALGVPTWRIVTVHVLRNLVSPILVQGTFIFAYAILAEAGLSFLGVGVSPDIPTWGTMINAGQQYVGSADWIMVFPGIAIVLSVLSLQLVGDGLRDVLDPRLRKEL, encoded by the coding sequence ATGGCTATTGCAACTTCCCCCCAATCCACCGGCGGCGCGGACCGCTGGCAGGTGCTGCGCCTGCTGGTGTCGCGCAAGACCGTACTGTTGAGCCTGATCGTGATCATCGTGCTGGTGGCCGCCGCGCTCTTGGCGCCGTGGGTCAGCCCCTACGACCCCTTCAAGCTGTCCATCATGAACCGGCTGAAAGCGCCGGGCGCCGCGCACTGGTTCGGCACCGACGACTTCGGCCGCGATGTGTTCAGCCGCGTCATCTACGGCGGCCGCCTGTCGCTGATGGTGGGCTTTTCCGTGGTGATCGTATCCAGCGTGTTGGGCATTGCACTGGGCCTCATCGCCGGCTTCTTCCGCTCGGCCGACAAGTTCGTGTCGCGCCTGATCGACGCCATGATGGCCTTCCCGGACATCCTGCTGGCGATTTCGCTGGTGGCCGCGCTGGGGCCGTCGCTGATCAACGTGGTGATTGCGCTGGGCATCGTCTACACGCCGCGCCTGGCCCGCATCGTGCGCGCCTCGACGCTGGTGATCCGCGAACTGCCTTTCGTGGAAGCTGCCCGCGCGCTGGGCGTGCCTACGTGGCGCATCGTCACCGTGCACGTGCTGCGCAACCTGGTGTCGCCCATTCTGGTGCAAGGCACGTTCATCTTCGCCTACGCGATTCTGGCCGAAGCCGGTCTGTCGTTCCTGGGCGTGGGCGTTTCGCCCGACATTCCCACCTGGGGCACCATGATCAACGCCGGCCAGCAATACGTGGGCTCGGCCGACTGGATCATGGTTTTTCCCGGCATTGCCATTGTGCTGTCCGTACTGTCGCTGCAATTGGTGGGCGACGGACTACGCGACGTACTCGACCCGCGCCTGCGCAAGGAGCTGTAA
- a CDS encoding ABC transporter permease — protein MLRYLLNRLVGLVAVMFIVATIVFVIIRVTPGDPAAVMLGPQASQQDIAALRAQLGLDQPMALQYVSWLGKLVQGDLGQSIFMNKPVLSALADRAEPTILLTLMSLLIASAIALPVGILSAVKRGTTLDQSVLSFSMFTSSVPSFWLGLLLMQIFSVKLGWLPVSGYGGPDASLATRLSHLILPAVVLGLVNSALITRFIRASMLDVLRDDYVRTARAKGLPESKVILKHAVRNALIPILTVLGLTTALLISGAVVTETVFGLPGVGSLVVSAVLRRDYPVIQGALLIIAAIYVLINLIIDLLYLLVDPRVRY, from the coding sequence GTGTTGCGTTATCTTTTAAACCGCTTGGTCGGGCTGGTGGCTGTGATGTTTATCGTCGCGACCATTGTGTTCGTCATTATTCGCGTCACGCCCGGTGACCCGGCCGCGGTGATGCTCGGGCCGCAGGCCAGCCAGCAAGACATCGCGGCGCTGCGCGCGCAGTTGGGGCTGGACCAGCCCATGGCGCTGCAGTATGTGTCGTGGCTGGGCAAACTGGTGCAGGGTGATCTGGGCCAGTCCATCTTCATGAACAAGCCCGTGCTGTCGGCGCTGGCCGACCGCGCCGAGCCCACGATACTCCTGACCTTGATGTCGCTGCTGATCGCCAGCGCCATCGCGCTGCCCGTGGGCATTCTGTCCGCGGTCAAGCGCGGCACCACGCTGGACCAGTCGGTGCTGTCGTTCTCGATGTTTACTTCCAGCGTGCCCAGCTTCTGGCTTGGCTTGCTGCTGATGCAGATTTTCTCGGTGAAGCTGGGCTGGCTGCCGGTGTCGGGCTATGGCGGCCCGGACGCCTCGCTGGCCACGCGCCTGTCGCATTTGATCCTGCCCGCCGTGGTGCTAGGGCTGGTGAATTCCGCGCTGATCACCCGCTTCATCCGCGCCAGCATGCTGGACGTGCTGCGCGATGATTACGTGCGTACCGCGCGGGCCAAGGGCCTGCCGGAAAGCAAGGTCATCCTGAAGCACGCCGTGCGCAACGCGCTGATCCCCATCCTGACCGTGCTGGGCCTGACCACCGCGCTCTTGATCAGCGGCGCCGTCGTGACCGAAACCGTGTTCGGCCTGCCCGGCGTGGGCAGCCTGGTGGTGTCGGCCGTGCTGCGCCGCGACTATCCCGTCATCCAGGGCGCGCTGCTGATCATCGCGGCCATCTACGTCCTGATCAATCTGATCATCGACCTGCTGTACCTGCTGGTCGACCCCCGGGTGCGCTACTGA
- a CDS encoding ABC transporter substrate-binding protein, translated as MNFRPSRRGSGLTSLLAAGAIGLTALTSPALSATPVKGGTISVATIGEPPTLDPMSSTADLVGILTQHFFETLYTFDAKWNLTPLLAEKMPDVTPDGLVYTIPLRQGITFHDGSKMDSSDVLASLKRWTETATRGKGAAKVISSIEAPDANTIRITLKQPYAPLTALLAMNNAAAVIMPKSKIAPVLTEFVGTGPYQLKARMPDQYIQLVRFEGYKQREGEPDGYGGARKQYLDEIRFVPVSNANTRSEAAAAGQFDYVDSLPVEALDKLKGGRSDPVMLKPFGWPRLVLNTKQGIMSNLAVRQAVQLALNEEDMLYAAFGNKDFYKLNGDLYPEGYPWATSLGGKVYNKADSAAAKKLLDSANVADKKIRILTSQQYEFHYKMALVAAEYLKAAGFTVDMQVVDWATLTQRRQDPAVWDIFITHSVFLPEPALIDFPSKDAPGWWDTPRRAQVMDAFNQARTQEERIKRWADVQQAVYDEVPFVKVGDFNAQSARSPSLQGTKPAPWPFFWNAWKAPK; from the coding sequence ATGAACTTCCGACCCTCCCGGCGAGGCAGTGGGCTGACCAGCCTGCTCGCGGCCGGCGCTATTGGCTTGACCGCATTGACGTCCCCCGCCCTGAGTGCCACGCCGGTCAAGGGGGGCACGATATCCGTCGCCACCATCGGTGAACCCCCGACGCTGGACCCGATGAGCAGCACCGCCGACCTGGTGGGCATCCTGACGCAGCATTTCTTTGAAACGCTATACACCTTCGACGCCAAGTGGAACCTGACACCGCTGCTGGCCGAGAAGATGCCGGACGTCACCCCCGACGGCCTGGTCTACACGATCCCGCTGCGCCAGGGCATCACCTTCCATGATGGGTCGAAGATGGACTCGTCGGACGTGCTGGCGTCCTTGAAGCGCTGGACCGAAACCGCCACGCGCGGCAAGGGCGCGGCCAAAGTCATCAGCAGCATCGAAGCGCCTGACGCCAACACCATCCGCATCACGCTGAAACAACCCTATGCGCCGCTGACCGCGCTGCTGGCCATGAACAACGCCGCGGCCGTCATCATGCCCAAGAGCAAGATCGCGCCGGTGCTGACCGAATTCGTCGGCACGGGGCCTTACCAGTTGAAGGCCCGCATGCCGGACCAGTACATCCAACTGGTCCGCTTCGAAGGCTACAAGCAACGCGAAGGCGAGCCCGACGGTTACGGCGGCGCGCGCAAGCAATACCTGGACGAAATTCGCTTCGTGCCGGTCAGCAACGCCAACACCCGTTCCGAAGCCGCCGCCGCCGGCCAGTTCGACTACGTCGACTCGCTGCCCGTGGAAGCGCTGGACAAGCTCAAGGGCGGCCGTTCCGATCCGGTAATGCTCAAGCCCTTCGGCTGGCCGCGCCTGGTGCTCAACACCAAGCAAGGCATCATGTCCAACCTGGCCGTGCGCCAGGCCGTGCAGTTGGCGCTGAACGAAGAAGACATGCTGTACGCCGCCTTCGGCAACAAGGACTTCTACAAGCTCAACGGCGACCTCTATCCGGAAGGCTACCCGTGGGCCACGTCGCTGGGCGGCAAGGTCTACAACAAGGCCGACTCCGCCGCTGCCAAGAAGCTGCTGGACAGCGCCAACGTGGCCGACAAGAAGATCCGCATCCTGACCAGCCAGCAGTACGAGTTCCATTACAAGATGGCGCTGGTGGCCGCGGAATACCTGAAGGCCGCCGGCTTCACGGTGGACATGCAGGTGGTGGACTGGGCCACGCTGACGCAACGCCGCCAGGACCCCGCCGTGTGGGACATCTTCATCACCCACAGCGTGTTCCTGCCGGAACCCGCGCTGATCGACTTCCCGTCGAAAGATGCGCCGGGCTGGTGGGATACGCCGCGTCGCGCTCAAGTCATGGACGCTTTCAACCAGGCCCGCACGCAGGAAGAACGGATCAAGCGCTGGGCCGACGTGCAGCAAGCCGTGTATGACGAAGTGCCCTTCGTGAAGGTCGGTGACTTCAACGCCCAATCCGCCCGCTCGCCGTCACTGCAAGGCACCAAGCCCGCCCCCTGGCCGTTCTTCTGGAACGCCTGGAAGGCCCCGAAGTAA
- a CDS encoding amino acid deaminase yields MTNSSSPAALLDVNGKGLGAFPESCTTAGVAALNWNLLNEDVSLPVAVLYEARVRHNLQWMQQFMEAYHVKLAPHGKTTMSPALFKRQIDNGAWGITLATAPQVLAAYQHGIRRVLMANQLVGRANMAIIARLLQDPAFTFFCIVDSPANAAQLGQFFGEQGLTLPVLIELGPTGGRTGVRDDAQLQAVVDEIGRWPSLALAGIEVYEGVLQEESAIRAFLRRATDALRGLATSGRLRKNGPAVISGAGSAWFDVVAEEFSQLDIGAPLEVVLRPGCYLSHDVGVYRSAAERINAHNPVAQKMEPGLLPALQVWAYVQSLPEPGRAIIALGKRDAAFDAGLPTPALHFRPGLTRPGLTRPGLTRPDQDTPSAAPQAWKLTAMMDQHAFMQLADGDDIQVGDMIAFDISHPCLTFDKWRQVLLVDEQYRVTDVAETFF; encoded by the coding sequence ATGACGAATTCATCTTCCCCCGCCGCCTTGTTGGATGTGAACGGCAAAGGCCTGGGCGCGTTCCCCGAGTCCTGTACGACGGCCGGTGTGGCCGCGCTGAACTGGAACCTGCTGAACGAAGACGTGAGCCTGCCCGTGGCGGTGTTGTACGAAGCGCGCGTGCGCCACAACCTGCAATGGATGCAGCAGTTCATGGAGGCGTACCACGTCAAGCTGGCGCCGCATGGCAAGACCACGATGAGCCCCGCCCTGTTCAAGCGCCAGATCGACAACGGCGCGTGGGGCATCACGCTGGCCACCGCGCCGCAAGTGCTGGCCGCGTATCAACACGGCATCCGCCGCGTGCTGATGGCTAACCAATTGGTGGGCCGCGCCAACATGGCCATCATCGCGCGCCTGCTGCAAGACCCCGCATTCACCTTCTTCTGCATCGTCGATTCACCCGCCAACGCCGCCCAGTTGGGCCAGTTCTTCGGCGAGCAAGGCCTGACCCTGCCGGTGCTGATCGAGCTTGGTCCCACGGGCGGACGCACCGGCGTGCGCGACGACGCGCAATTGCAGGCCGTGGTCGACGAGATTGGCCGCTGGCCCAGCCTGGCGCTGGCCGGCATTGAAGTCTATGAAGGCGTGTTGCAGGAAGAAAGCGCCATCCGCGCCTTCCTGCGCCGCGCCACCGACGCCCTGCGCGGCCTGGCCACCTCGGGCCGCCTGCGCAAGAACGGCCCCGCCGTCATCTCTGGCGCGGGTTCGGCCTGGTTCGACGTGGTGGCCGAGGAATTCTCGCAACTGGATATCGGTGCGCCGCTGGAAGTGGTGCTGCGCCCCGGTTGCTACCTGTCGCACGACGTTGGCGTGTACCGATCGGCCGCTGAGCGCATCAACGCCCACAACCCCGTGGCGCAAAAAATGGAACCGGGCCTCTTGCCCGCCTTGCAGGTCTGGGCCTATGTGCAATCGCTGCCCGAACCCGGCCGCGCCATCATTGCCCTGGGCAAGCGCGATGCCGCGTTCGACGCCGGCCTGCCCACTCCCGCCCTGCACTTCCGTCCTGGCCTGACGCGGCCCGGCCTGACGCGGCCCGGCCTGACGCGGCCCGACCAAGACACGCCCAGCGCCGCGCCGCAAGCCTGGAAGCTGACCGCCATGATGGACCAGCACGCCTTCATGCAGCTCGCCGACGGCGACGACATCCAGGTCGGCGACATGATCGCCTTCGACATTTCCCACCCCTGCCTGACGTTCGACAAGTGGCGCCAGGTGCTGCTGGTGGACGAGCAATACCGCGTCACCGACGTGGCCGAAACCTTTTTCTGA
- a CDS encoding deaminated glutathione amidase codes for MLKVALGQFAVSRVWEENAQVCIDLMERARAGGAGLLVLPEGILARDITDPQIVLKAAQPLDGPFMTRLLEASRGSSLATMMCVHVPTGEGRVWNTLVTVQDGRIVSQYRKLHLYDAFTMKESTNVTAGTELPPLLDIGGLRVGLMTCYDVRFPELARRLALDGADLLVLPAAWVRGPLKEMHWEVLVTARALENTCYVAATGECGERNIGCSMVVDPLGVVTARAGEGPALVFADIDPERLAHARKVLPVLANRRFAPPELA; via the coding sequence ATGTTGAAAGTCGCCTTGGGCCAGTTCGCCGTAAGCCGAGTCTGGGAAGAAAACGCGCAGGTCTGCATTGACCTGATGGAGCGCGCCCGCGCAGGCGGCGCGGGGCTTTTGGTCTTGCCCGAAGGCATCCTGGCCCGCGACATAACCGACCCGCAAATCGTGCTGAAAGCGGCCCAGCCGCTGGACGGTCCATTCATGACCCGGCTGCTTGAAGCCAGCCGTGGTTCGTCCCTTGCCACCATGATGTGCGTGCACGTTCCGACGGGCGAAGGGCGGGTCTGGAATACTTTGGTTACCGTCCAGGACGGGCGGATCGTGTCGCAATACCGCAAGTTGCACCTGTATGACGCCTTCACGATGAAGGAATCCACCAACGTCACGGCCGGCACCGAGCTTCCCCCGCTGCTGGACATTGGCGGCCTGCGCGTGGGGCTCATGACCTGCTACGACGTGCGATTCCCTGAACTGGCGCGCCGCCTGGCGCTGGATGGCGCGGACCTGCTGGTGCTGCCGGCAGCCTGGGTGCGCGGCCCGCTGAAGGAAATGCACTGGGAAGTGCTGGTTACGGCACGCGCGCTGGAAAACACCTGCTACGTGGCGGCCACCGGGGAATGCGGCGAGCGCAATATCGGTTGCAGCATGGTCGTGGACCCCCTGGGCGTGGTGACGGCGCGCGCGGGCGAGGGCCCGGCGCTGGTGTTTGCCGATATCGACCCCGAACGTCTGGCGCATGCCCGCAAGGTGCTGCCGGTGCTGGCGAACCGCCGCTTCGCACCGCCCGAACTGGCCTAG
- a CDS encoding replication-associated recombination protein A, whose protein sequence is MSNDLFAADPAHRPYVPLAERLRPRSLSDVVGQSHLLGPDKPLRVAFESGRPHSMIFWGPPGVGKTTLARLMADGFDAQFIAISAVLGGVKDIREAVTVAQVAQGQGRRTILFVDEVHRFNKAQQDAFLPYVESGLFTFIGATTENPSFEVNSALLSRARVYVLQSLSPEELQQLVDRAVHALNEGLDEGESIRIEPDAREQLAAWADGDARRLISAVEVVAESAQSAGRDTVDAAWLEISLSQNLRRFDKGGDAFYDQISALHKSVRGSNPDAALYWFCRMIDGGADPKYLSRRLVRMAVEDIGLADPRATDLAVNGADIYERLGSPEGELALAQAVVYMACAAKSNAVYNAYNQARQFAAEHGSAPVPIHLRNAPTKLMKQLGHGKAYRYAHDEPHGYAAGEQYFPDGLKPSFYRPTDRGLEAKIQQKLAFLRELDAQERAKNR, encoded by the coding sequence ATGAGCAACGATCTCTTCGCGGCCGATCCTGCGCATCGGCCCTATGTGCCCCTGGCCGAGCGCCTGCGCCCGCGTTCCTTGTCCGATGTGGTCGGGCAATCGCACCTGCTGGGTCCTGACAAACCGCTGCGCGTGGCGTTTGAGTCCGGCCGTCCGCATTCCATGATCTTCTGGGGGCCGCCCGGCGTGGGCAAGACCACGCTGGCGCGCCTGATGGCTGATGGCTTTGATGCGCAATTCATCGCCATTTCGGCGGTGCTGGGCGGCGTGAAGGACATCCGCGAAGCCGTCACGGTGGCGCAGGTGGCGCAAGGCCAGGGCCGCCGCACCATTCTTTTCGTGGACGAGGTGCATCGCTTCAACAAGGCGCAGCAGGATGCTTTTCTGCCTTATGTGGAAAGCGGGCTGTTCACCTTCATTGGCGCCACGACCGAAAACCCGTCCTTCGAAGTCAATTCGGCGCTGTTGTCGCGCGCGCGGGTGTATGTGCTGCAGTCGCTATCGCCCGAAGAATTGCAGCAGTTGGTCGATCGCGCGGTACACGCGCTGAACGAAGGGCTGGATGAAGGCGAGTCAATCCGCATCGAGCCCGACGCGCGCGAGCAATTGGCCGCCTGGGCCGACGGCGACGCGCGGCGCTTGATCAGCGCAGTGGAAGTGGTGGCGGAATCCGCGCAATCGGCGGGCCGCGACACCGTGGATGCGGCCTGGCTGGAAATATCGCTGTCGCAGAACCTGCGCCGTTTCGACAAGGGCGGCGACGCCTTCTACGACCAGATCAGTGCGCTGCATAAATCGGTGCGCGGCTCCAATCCCGACGCCGCGCTGTATTGGTTCTGCCGCATGATTGACGGTGGTGCCGATCCCAAATACCTGTCGCGCCGCCTGGTGCGCATGGCGGTGGAAGACATCGGCCTGGCCGACCCGCGCGCCACCGACCTGGCCGTGAACGGCGCCGACATCTACGAACGACTGGGTTCGCCCGAAGGCGAGCTTGCGCTGGCGCAAGCGGTGGTCTACATGGCCTGCGCGGCCAAGTCCAACGCCGTCTACAACGCCTACAACCAGGCGCGCCAGTTCGCGGCCGAACACGGCAGCGCGCCGGTGCCCATCCACCTGCGCAACGCGCCTACCAAACTGATGAAGCAGTTGGGCCACGGCAAGGCCTACCGCTACGCCCACGACGAGCCGCACGGCTACGCCGCCGGCGAACAATATTTCCCTGATGGACTCAAGCCTTCCTTCTATCGGCCGACCGATCGCGGCCTGGAGGCTAAAATCCAGCAAAAGTTGGCATTCCTGCGCGAGCTGGACGCACAGGAACGCGCCAAGAACCGGTAA
- the serS gene encoding serine--tRNA ligase: MLDPILLRKDLQTVVDRLKSRGVSFDTERFNDLESRRKAVQTETESLQARRNALAKQIGQLKAKGEDASAVMAESQAVPVRLKQLEEELAALQAPLNDLLMSVPNLPHASVPLGESADDNVEVRRWLPGEAGADGNPPALAFEARDHVAIGEPLGLDFDMAAKLSGARFSFMRGPIARLHRALSQFMLDLQTGTHGYTECYTPYIVNASTLYGTGQLPKFKDDMFAVSKGGGDDDPKVDAAGNPYVREDQYLISTSEITLTSVARDTIQAAADLPLKLTAHTPCFRSEAGSGGRDTRGMIRQHQFDKVEMVQITQPDQSYEALEDMVGHAERVLQLLGLPYRVMLLCTGDMGFGSAKTYDLEVWLPAQNTWREISSVSNCETFQARRMQARFRNAQGKPEFVHTLNGSGLAVGRALVAVLENHQQPDGSVLIPEALQPYMGGLTVLKP; this comes from the coding sequence ATGCTAGACCCGATACTGCTGCGCAAAGACCTGCAAACCGTCGTCGACCGCCTCAAGAGCCGTGGCGTGTCCTTCGACACGGAACGGTTCAACGACCTGGAATCCCGCCGCAAGGCCGTCCAGACCGAAACCGAGTCCCTGCAAGCCCGCCGCAACGCGCTGGCCAAGCAGATCGGTCAGTTGAAGGCCAAGGGCGAAGACGCCAGCGCCGTCATGGCGGAATCGCAGGCGGTGCCTGTCCGCCTGAAGCAGTTGGAAGAAGAGCTGGCCGCCTTGCAGGCGCCGCTTAACGACCTGCTGATGTCGGTGCCGAACTTGCCGCACGCCAGCGTGCCCTTGGGCGAATCCGCTGACGACAACGTCGAAGTCCGTCGCTGGCTGCCGGGCGAAGCGGGGGCCGACGGCAACCCGCCGGCGCTTGCGTTCGAGGCGCGCGACCACGTCGCCATTGGCGAACCGCTGGGCCTGGATTTCGACATGGCCGCCAAGCTGTCGGGCGCGCGCTTCTCGTTCATGCGCGGCCCCATCGCCCGCCTGCACCGCGCGCTGTCGCAGTTCATGCTGGACCTGCAAACGGGCACGCACGGTTATACCGAGTGCTATACGCCTTACATCGTCAACGCATCCACCTTGTACGGCACGGGCCAGTTGCCCAAGTTCAAGGACGACATGTTCGCCGTGTCCAAGGGCGGCGGCGATGACGACCCCAAGGTTGATGCCGCGGGCAATCCTTATGTGCGTGAAGACCAGTACCTGATCTCCACGTCGGAGATTACGCTGACCAGCGTGGCGCGCGACACGATCCAGGCCGCCGCCGACCTGCCGCTGAAGCTCACCGCGCACACGCCGTGCTTCCGTTCCGAAGCCGGCAGCGGCGGCCGCGACACCCGTGGCATGATCCGCCAGCATCAGTTCGACAAGGTCGAAATGGTGCAGATCACGCAGCCGGACCAGTCGTACGAAGCCCTTGAAGACATGGTCGGCCACGCCGAGCGCGTCCTGCAATTGCTGGGCCTGCCGTACCGCGTCATGCTGCTGTGCACCGGTGACATGGGCTTTGGCTCGGCCAAGACCTATGACCTGGAAGTGTGGCTGCCGGCGCAAAATACCTGGCGCGAAATTTCGTCGGTGTCCAATTGCGAAACCTTCCAGGCCCGCCGCATGCAGGCGCGTTTCCGCAACGCCCAGGGCAAACCGGAATTCGTGCATACCTTGAATGGTTCGGGTTTGGCCGTGGGCCGCGCGTTGGTCGCCGTGCTGGAAAATCATCAGCAGCCGGATGGCAGCGTTTTGATTCCCGAGGCGTTGCAGCCATATATGGGTGGTTTGACGGTGCTGAAACCCTGA
- a CDS encoding virulence factor, which yields MKKWLIAGAGAAGLLISSVALARVDVGISIGVPGVVYPAPVYVAPAPVYVAPPPPVYYRPAPVYVAPRVVYPAPVYYRGGPHWRGGPPPRYYGPGPGHYRGHGHGKGHGDWRR from the coding sequence ATGAAAAAATGGCTTATTGCTGGTGCCGGTGCCGCGGGTCTGCTGATTTCCAGCGTGGCCCTTGCCCGGGTGGACGTGGGGATCTCAATCGGCGTGCCCGGCGTGGTGTATCCCGCTCCGGTGTACGTGGCGCCCGCGCCCGTCTACGTGGCGCCTCCCCCACCGGTGTACTACCGGCCCGCGCCCGTCTATGTGGCTCCCCGGGTGGTTTATCCCGCCCCGGTTTATTACCGTGGCGGCCCCCACTGGCGCGGCGGCCCGCCCCCGCGTTATTACGGTCCGGGCCCCGGCCATTACCGTGGTCATGGACACGGCAAGGGACACGGCGACTGGCGTCGCTAA
- a CDS encoding ASCH domain-containing protein: MKRQSLQFSEPLKQAVLAGLKVQSRRILKPQPTKLTTVWYADAADSGRWVAMGPVRDNPSELRKTSSWVRCPYGKIGETIILTDEAGNEFATALIVGVRIQRLQNLTEADARAEGTEALYQSSALLPGVPLQTAFALTWCERYGSHAWAANPWVWVVEFRGAQSI; this comes from the coding sequence ATGAAAAGGCAGTCACTTCAATTCAGCGAGCCGCTCAAGCAAGCCGTCCTGGCAGGCTTGAAAGTGCAGAGCCGCCGCATTCTGAAGCCGCAACCCACCAAACTCACGACGGTTTGGTATGCGGATGCCGCCGATTCGGGCCGCTGGGTAGCAATGGGTCCCGTTCGCGATAACCCCTCAGAATTACGAAAGACGTCCAGTTGGGTCAGGTGTCCCTACGGGAAAATCGGTGAAACCATCATCCTGACCGACGAAGCGGGTAATGAGTTCGCCACCGCGCTTATCGTCGGGGTCCGCATCCAGCGCCTGCAAAACCTGACCGAAGCCGATGCGCGCGCCGAAGGCACGGAAGCCCTGTACCAATCTTCCGCCCTATTGCCCGGCGTTCCACTTCAAACAGCGTTTGCATTAACGTGGTGCGAACGCTATGGCTCGCATGCCTGGGCGGCCAATCCCTGGGTTTGGGTGGTGGAGTTCCGCGGCGCGCAGTCGATCTGA